A portion of the Lolium rigidum isolate FL_2022 chromosome 1, APGP_CSIRO_Lrig_0.1, whole genome shotgun sequence genome contains these proteins:
- the LOC124700731 gene encoding zinc finger CCCH domain-containing protein 45: MDDGDGGLSFDFEGALDAAPAVGGLGSSSADPGAIGGGGGADGGGHGRGRGRGSYRQTVCRHWLRGLCMKGDACGFLHQFDKARMPVCRFFRDFGECREADCAYKHSYDDVKECNMYKMGFCPNGPNCRYKHVKLPGPPPPPEEVVAKLLQMRNFNFNKFNQNRNNNFNHQGERPRPSQGSGLPNQNSTENATTTTMQPAAAQQVQTLNQQPPQKLQQKPNTNDPVQGVPSGLSNQTTRPATPLPQGTSRYFIVKSCNRENLEISVQQGIWATQRSNEAKLNDAFESMENVILIFSINRTRNFQGCAKMTSRIGGYIGGGNWKSANGTAHYGRNFSLQWLKLCELSFQKTHHLRNPYNDNLPVKISRDCQELEPFIGEQLASLLYLEPDSELTAMLVAAEAKREEEKAKGVSADDANDNQDIVLYDENEEDEEEESEEEEENNGQESQGRGRGRGMMWPPQMPMPRGPMMGGRGFPPNMMGDGFGFGGGFGMPDPFGMPRGFPPFGGPRFPGDFPRGPMPGMVFPGRPPQPGGLFPMGLEMMMGPGRGPLMGGMGMGGPGRPNRPIGMAPFMPPPPPRPAKREQRRPGGDRGDRYETGSDQGSRGHDNNAGNSGADGARSQSGDRYGRSAFRDDDSESDEEAAPRRSRKR, encoded by the exons atggacgacggcgacggcggcctcAGCTTCGACTTCGAGGGCGCCCTCGACGCGGCCCCGGCGGTTGGCGGGCTAGGGTCGTCCTCGGCCGACCCCGGCGCtatcggcgggggcggcggcgcggatggtGGCGGGCACGGGCGGGGCCGCGGGCGCGGGAGCTACAGGCAGACGGTGTGCCGGCACTGGCTGCGGGGGCTGTGCATGAAGGGGGACGCCTGCGGGTTCCTGCACCAGTTCGACAAGGCGCGCATGCCGGTGTGCCGCTTCTTCCGCGACTTCGGCGAGTGTCGCGAGGCCGACTGCGCCTACAAGCATTCCTACGACGACGTCAAGGAGTGCAACAT GTACAAGATGGGATTTTGCCCTAATGGCCCAAACTGCCGGTACAAGCATGTCAAGCTACctggaccacctcctcctcctgaggAAGTTGTCGCAAAGCTTTTGCAGATGCGCAATTTCAATTTCAACAAGTTTAATCAGAACAGGAACAATAACTTTAATCATCAGGGGGAGAGGCCTCGACCTTCACAAGGTTCAGGCTTACCTAACCAGAATTCGACAGAAAATGCTACCACCACAACAATGCAACCAGCTGCTGCGCAACAAGTTCAAACACTGAATCAACAGCCCCCACAGAAGCTGCAGCAGAAGCCAAATACAAATGACCCGGTTCAAGGTGTTCCAAGTGGCTTGTCCAATCAAACTACCAGACCTGCAACACCCCTTCCGCAAGGGACATCTAG GTACTTCATTGTTAAGAGTTGCAATAGGGAGAACCTGGAAATATCAGTTCAGCAGGGCATCTGGGCTACTCAAAGGAGTAATGAGGCTAAACTAAATGATGCTTTTGAATCCATGGAGAATGTTATTTTAATATTCTCAATCAATAGAACCCGTAATTTTCAG GGCTGTGCAAAGATGACTTCTAGGATTGGTGGCTACATTGGTGGTGGAAATTGGAAATCTGCTAATGGAACAGCACATTACGGTCGGAACTTCTCTTTACAGTGGCTGAAG CTTTGTGAATTGTCATTTCAAAAAACTCATCATCTTCGCAACCCATACAATGACAATCTTCCTGTCAAG ATCAGTCGAGATTGCCAAGAATTAGAACCTTTCATTGGTGAGCAATTGGCTTCTCTGCTTTATCTGGAACCGGACAGCGAGCTTACG GCTATGCTAGTTGCAGCAGAGGCAAAGAGAGAAGAGGAGAAGGCAAAGGGAGTTAGTGCTGACGATGCAAATGACAATCAGGATATTGTGCTGTATGATGAAAatgaagaagatgaggaagaggaaagtgaggaggaagaggaaaacaATGGCCAAGAATCTCAAGGAAGGGGGAGGGGAAGAGGAATGATGTGGCCGCCTCAAATGCCAATGCCACGCGGACCAATGATGGGAGGGCGTGGCTTCCCTCCCAACATGATGGGCGACGGCTTTGGTTTTGGCGGCGGCTTCGGTATGCCCGATCCTTTTGGCATGCCACGCGGTTTCCCACCGTTTGGTGGCCCAAGGTTTCCTGGCGACTTCCCCAGAGGTCCTATGCCTGGCATGGTCTTCCCTGGAAGGCCTCCGCAGCCCGGTGGCCTCTTCCCCATGGGCCTTGAGATGATGATGGGCCCAGGCCGCGGACCACTCATGGGAGGCATGGGAATGGGCGGGCCTGGGAGGCCAAACCGCCCCATCGGCATGGCTCCCTTcatgccgccgccacctcctcgtCCCGCGAAACGGGAGCAGAGAAGGCCAGGCGGTGACAGGGGCGACAGGTATGAGACAGGGTCAGACCAGGGAAGCAGGGGCCATGACAACAACGCTGGTAATTCTGGAGCGGATGGTGCCAGGTCCCAGTCTGGGGACAGGTACGGCAGGAGCGCCTTCCGAGACGACGACAGTGAGAGTGATGAGGAAGCAGCACCTAGGCGATCAAGGAAGCGATAG